In Gadus chalcogrammus isolate NIFS_2021 chromosome 13, NIFS_Gcha_1.0, whole genome shotgun sequence, the genomic stretch tcctcccccagacccCTTACTCAACCCTTCATGCCCACCCAGCCACGCCTCTCTCGGGAGAGCAAGACCCCAGCCAATCTTATAGTAGGATAtacagtttttgtttttatttcttttgaaTTGGAGGCTGATTGTGCTCTTTTTGTTTTCTCAAATTCTAGcaattgttttggtttttgagTCATTTTGACCCTGGCTGGTGTAAATGTGCTTGATGAATGACATGAATTGACACGTCTATGCTGATGCGTGACTGCCTGAAAGGACAAGTGACCGTGTGCTAGAGATTAGTCCATAAATCGGAGGGTTGATGTTGACTAACCAAACTGAGACGTATCCCTCCGGTTAGATTCCATCATAATGTGTTGATTCTTATTTATACTCAGATTTGCTGTCTTTCAGGGTAtcgttttgttttattttgtaaatgtaaaaGAATAGAGAAAGCATTGTAATTATTTGCTGCAAGCTCAGTCAAGAGTGCCTGAATTCTGTATGTACATATGAATCCACTAAAGAAACAATCTCTTCAGAAACCTTTCTGCTCTTGTCTGCTTtgagtattattttttttattgtgtatgTTTACGTTTTTTAAACTCGTTTTAAAATCTTTTATTTAAAAGTAAACTGGAGGTATGCCAAGTTGATTCTATAAAAAAAACGAGTCCATCACAGCAAGCTGCCCAAAACATACAATGTCCTTTGTTAACCATTAGAATGTTGTAAACCATTCCGGTCATATATTTTGAGACGCCAATAATTAGATTATGTATCAATACTGGGCTGTAATGGCTAAACATCGAACAATCCCACGCGCTAGGTCGCATACGATCTTGAGGACCAATTTGAGCGTGTATGTCTATAATGACTGTCTTTTGTCACTTGCGCCTCTGCGCGCTCTAAAAAAGCAATGAAGATGAAAGCGATTCTGCAACAATTGTCACTTGGGTTTGCGTTCGTAAAGGTAAGAAACAACGCGAAATCTCCAGTGCCTCGTAACGTCCAGGATGTTGCCGTTTACAAAAGCTAACAGATAAAATACCTGTTTTTGACATGTGTCCGTCGACGTCGGCTTGACATAAACTGTTTTGGACCGATTTCACAACTCCAACGTACCGTTTGTCTCAGGCAATAACTTTACTATttactagacacacacactcgctttCCTTGAAATTTCTCTCCCCCTTGTGGGCTGTCTGACCCATTGATTACTATCTGAAGCATTACACACGTCAACACACGCTACCACCATGGCCAGACGATCCCGTGATATCCTATCCAGAGGTCCAGAAGGCGATTTCCCACCGCTTCATTTGGACAATCTTTAAATAAAATTTCTGCTTTGGAATTTCAACTATAATGTCATGAAGTCATGATTTGTTATTTAATGTGTTTAGCCTGGCTGTATAAAACCTATTAGTGTCACAGCCTGCACAATTACAATGCAATAGGCCAAATGGTATATGTCCTTGACTTGGCTTTTTGGGGGAAGTTATTGACGGTCTCCAGCTGGCAGCCATTACTCCTGATTGGATTATTTAAGTTTTTGAACGTAGGTTCATTCAGTTGATTTTCCTCTTCGCCATCTCCTTGACCTTCTTGCATCCTGATACCAAACCCATCACAAAACCATAATATGTACTTGATGGTTTCTAATTTGGTTGGACTGATATAATGGGGAAGAATGATTTGACCATATAAACAAAACCAAAGgacaataaataaaagaaacgtATTGAATGTTATCATTTATATAGAAAATCACAATCACACAATTTTAATAATGTTACTATTTGTAATGTTAACAATCTGTAAACAATAATTAAAGACATACGGTTTCCATAGAAAGTACATTTTGACAGATATATCAACATGAATCAGTGTCAGGCATATTTTAAGGTCATTGATTTTAGTGGCCCACTGCATTCCCCATATTCCAGCGGTGTGGTTCTGAACACGTCAGACACAGACATCACTTGGGTACAAGGGCCAGCATactctttttcttttgtttgatcCCAGCACCTCCGTTGTGGTTCAACCATCCTCCTCACACGGGGGTTCCATCCTTTGGCGGAGGAGATACAGTCTTTACCTCCTTTTCCTTCTCACTGGAAggagtagcagcagcagcaggttcaCCTACGCTCTCTGCCTTGACTCCAACGTCAGAGACCTGATCCACTGGTGGCACAGATTTGCTCTCTTCCGTCAGCTCAACGTCGTTCAAAGTGGGTGGGGCAATCTCCTGTTTAATGCTGTCCTCAACTGGAGCAGATTTGCTCTCTTCCGTCAGGTCAACGGTGGTTGAAGTAGGCGGAGCCATCTCCTCTTTGATGAGGTCAACCGGGGCGATGACCTCCTGTGCTAGGGGGGCCTCGGAGAGGTCAACTGGGGCGATGACCTCCTGAGCTAGGGGGGTCTCGGTGAGGTCAACAGCGATGTCAACTGGGGCGATGACCTCCTGAGCTAGGGGGGCCTCGGAGAGGTCAACTGGGGCGATGACCTCCTTAGCTACGGGGGTCTCAGTAATTTCAACGGCGATGTCAACCGGGGCGATGACCTCCTGAGCTAGGGGGGTCTCGGTGATCTCAACCGGGGCGATGACCTCCTGAGCTAGGGGGGTCTCGGTGATCTCAACCGGGGCGATGACCTCCTGAGCTAGGGGGGTCTCGGTGAGGTCAACTGGGGCGATGACCTCCTGAGCTAGGGGGGTCTCGGTGAGGTCAACAGCGATGTCAACTGGGGCGCTGACCTCCTGAGCTAGGGGGGCCTCGGAGAGGTCAACTGGGGCGCTGACCTCCTGAGCTAGGGGGGTCTCGGTGATCTCAACCGGGGCGATGACCTCCTGAGCTACGGGGGTCTCGGTGATCTCAACCGGGGCGATGACCTCCTGAGCTACGGGGGTCTCGGTGATCTCAACTGGGGCGATGACCTCCTGAGCTACGGGGGTCTCGGTGATCTCAACTGGGGCGCTGACCTCCTGAGCTAGGGGGGTCTCGGTGAGGTCAACTGGGGCGATGACCTCCTGAGCTACGGGGGTCTCGGTGAGGTCAACTGCGATGTCAACCGGGGCGATGACCTCCTGAGCTAGGGGGGCGTCAGCCAGAATCTCCTTGGCGACCTCAACCGGAGCGACCACCTCCGGCACCACGGGGGCTTCAGCCAGAATCTCCTGGCTGAGGTCAATAGGAGCGACCACCTCCTTTGCGAAGGGCAGAATCTCTTGGGTGACGTCTACGGGCGCGACCGCTTCCTGTGCTAGGGAGGCCTCGGTGAGGGGCAGGACCTCTGGGCTGATGTTCTCGGCCACCTGAGCCACCACCTCCTGAGCTAGGGGTGCCTCGGCCAGGGGCAGCACCTCTTGGTTGATGCTTTCGACAACCTCGGCGACGACCTGCTGGGCGAGGGGGGCCTCAGCCAGGGGAAGAACCTCTTGGTTGATGCTTTCGACAACCGGAGCTGCCGCCACCTCCTGGGCGAGGGGCTGAATCTCTCTGATGACGTCAGCCGTAGCTGCTACCACCTCCTGAGCCAGGGGTGCCATGGCGAGCGGCAGAATCTGTTGGTTGAGGCTTTCGACCACCGGAGCGACGACCTCCGAGGCCTGGGGGACCTCGGCGACGGGCAGGATGAAACCTATCTTCCCATCGCCGCCTGCTGTATTGGCCTgcttgggaggggggggcctcACTTGTAGGCTCTCCACGCCCTCTCCGTGAAGCCAGTCCATCTTCTGGATGTGCTGTTTGACAGCATCTTGGACGCGGGCGTCAATCATGGCCTCCGTCAGCATCCCACTCTCAGAGGAGTACGCCGCCGCCTGGGTGGAAGGAGTTAAACTTAAGCTGACTTTAAATCTTTAGAAATGGAGTACCACCAAAATGATAAGTAGTCCATAATATGGACACGGCCAATCAGAGATTGGTATACCGACCTGCCAGGCCACTCCCAGCTTGGAGATCTCTCTGCCAGACATCCCCTCTGTGTGCTTGGCAATGTCAGAACACTTGAGACCGTAGTCAAACTGGGCGAGCTTCAGCCTCCTGAAGAAGACACCAGAACAAGAGCAGGAGGGGTGATGGTAACGGCTTTGAGAGCACTTTTTATTTCTAGAATGCATCAGTTATAGGATGTTATGTTCTTGATACTATTATGGAAATCATTGTCTATCGCTATAGGCTTTTGAGCCACTTGTTATATATTTTCAACTTTAACAATCCCTTTAACAATTTCAGTCGTATTATACAGTTTAATTCGGTCAAAGCGCTCTATTTTCAGATTTGAGCGAAGGATTTGGTGTATTAGGTGTATAACTCACTGCCTCCCTCCAGTGGCCGGCTCCAGCACGTATCTATCAAAGTACAGTCGcaccagcctctccctctcttcaggGCCTGGCAGCGCAAAGTTCACTATCTCATCAATACGGTCGTTGATGGCCCAGTCAAACTGCTCTGGTTGGTTACTGGCCAGCACCATCATAAACCTGCAGGACACAGAGGGAAGAAGAAAAGGGTTTGAGGCACAGAGATAGTGGGCTATAAGACTGATCATACAAGAGGGAAAATCAAGGGGGTGTTGGATACACTTAGGGCTATGTTGGTATGGAGCTTGAAAGTTTTGTGTTACGATACTTGTTCCACACATACCATTTTATTTAACCATGATTAACGATGCATATTGGGTAAGATGAATACTTACTTGTTGCTCTGTTCTCCGGTACGATAAAGGAAGGCGTTTAATGTGGCTCTGAGGTCTTCACTGATCTTTTCCTACAAAACggacacaaaataaaatgtaaatggtttgTATTATACATGATTTTCACAATGTGAACTATGGACAGATGTAACGGAACAACTCGACTTACAGTAGATCGCTTGCGTAGAAAGGCATCGGCCTCATCAACAAAGAGCAATAATCTAGCATAGGTAAAGGAGAACATTGGAATGAATTTCAACAATCATCAGATTACATTCATACATGAACAAAAGGGTTTCATTTATGTTCATAATCATTGACGGCATACCCGCGCCGGCTGGTGTTGGCCCAGTCGAACACTTTGTGCATCGCTGTGACACCGTCACGACCCATGGGGGCCACGTCGCCTCCCGTCATGATCGCAAAGTCCATCCCGGAATGCATCGCCAGTTTCTGCTCAACACAAAGAGGTAACGGTTCATCAGATCACATGGATTGAGGTTcataaaggaagtttctcagATGATGCGTGTTATGTAACGTGTGCGTACCTTGGCAAATAGAGTTTTTCCAGTTCCTGGCGGGCCATACATGAGGATATTCCTGTAAAGGCCACGGTTCTGCCGCGTGTTTCGAGTTGCTATGGCAATGTCTCGCACACGCTCTTCCAGTGAAGGCTAAAAGGGATTATTAAATAACATCAATTTGCAATATTAGCATTTTCTCCAAATGTCACAGCCTTTAAAGAAAATGGGGGTCATGAGGAAAACAACATTGTGATCGACTTAACATCACGACGTGCTGATGAATTAAAATTACCATTATATCTTCTCATCGTAATTCATGTTGCTATGAAACTGCTGTCTAACTGCTGTCTTGCTATGGTTATCACGAGGGGTCAATATCTTAATTTAACGAGGATTGTATACGACAGCATTCAAAGACGCTTAACAATATTATCAAAGTATTGTCCTGCCCTAGTTGTAACTTGACCACTTACGCTCAGCACGACTCCCTCCAAGGCATCCTGTGGTTTGCTCCTCAACCGCCTCGTCGTCTaacaggaggtgggggagggagggatgagaaaATGGTTACTAAAAAGGAACACAAACAGATctaaaggcccaatcccatttgtaccccttcccccttccccctcccccttgttttgaaggggtaaggggaaggggtaaggtgtagaaatgggattgggcctaaacgTGCATGCATCAACTATGCCACACATAGCTGATGAGAGACTGTGGCCGAGCCAAACGGGCCTCCCAGCTACCTTGATGGGATGCTTGATGGCTTCTGCCACGGTGATGCGGGACGTCTCCCTGACCAGGGACGGCTTGCCCAGCCGGGCTTCTACGTAGCGGCCGGCCACTGCGGTCGTGTTGCGGGCCGTGTAGACGCCCACCGCCAGCAGGGTCAACCCTCCTACCTGCCGACGGGAGGAGACATTGCACGTGTTTAGGACTTGAACATCACATTAGCCGATGAACGTGGCAGAACATTACAAGAGAAATGtggtattgtttttattattgtttaatttATTCAGTCTTAACGTCATCCAGGGGCGCGGGTAATTAAACAAAAAGAAGATGTGCGTGTAGTCGGTGACCAGAGCTGTGGAGCTATATCTTGGGAAGTGTCGATGAGCCCAGCATCTCCACAAAACCTGAAGTTCGTCAGCCACCCACAGCTTTTCTACCATCCTCACGTTGTACCTGATGGggcagtgcattgtggggaaTGTTCTCACCGTAGCTGTGACTTTGTCCCAGTCCGACACAAAAGCCCTGAAGCCCTCTCCGAACACAGCCCCCGCAGTCCTGAAAGGGAAAACATTTATTATATGCTTTGTGTGGTGTGTACTAAaacaatcaaatcaaaacatCTAATTTAAATTATTAGTAGCTGTGTTTGCATACTGTTCATGGCatatcgtttttgttttttttaagtaccATGAGACACTATTGAATATAAGCTGTCCTAGTGACGACGTGTTATTTTAACTAGATATCACCAGCACATACAACTAGTAATACAAAAGGAAACACCAACTGGCACCATGAGCAAAGAAGCACTTGTGAAAGCCACCTACTTTATAGACTCCAGAACGGTCTGCCGGTGCTCGGCCGCCTTCAGGCGGATCTGCTCACGGATGATGTCTGCGTTCTCCCGCTCCACGCGGCCCCGGGCTTTGGACTCCGCCTCTATGCGCAGCAGCTCGTTCTTGTGCCTCAGCTGCATCTCGTGCTCGATGGTGGCTGAAGTAGAGGCGGACCCGGCACAGTTagaactccagccaatgatcaACCTTGCTGTGTGGTATACACTGCATTTGGTTAGTGCTATCCGTTACCTTTTCTCATGGACTCCTGTTTATTCACAGACTCCTCCTGCTTACGAAGGTTGTCCTCATTTATGGCTTGCTGTGAACAAAAACAGTAAATATTTTAAACGTGCTTGTTGGCGATAAGAGCTTTTGATGCGTTTTTAAATCTAGCAGGTGAACTCACCTGTTGTCGAAGCTGGTCTTCATATCGCTGCCGAGCTAGCTTATCCTGGTACTGGGCTCTCTGTGATTGGACAGACAAcagggttaccatggtgacatGCTACGGGCCCACCAGAGCTGGCTTAGTACTGATTGGTCGAGTGCCTTACTGAATCAAAGTTACAAATGCTCGGATATAACCAGGGTGAGGTTCCATTCTTACCGCCTGATTCTGTTTGGTCTCCTCACTCATggttttccttctctcctcagcCTGGATACGGATTTGATCTCCTTTCAGTTGCTCCACTGCTGCCTCATATTCCTAACACAGGAAATAGCAGCGTCAATAGGAGGACCCAACAGACATTCAGCAGACTGGACAACATCCCAATATTTACATGCATCAAATCTCAACCTGCAGTCATGATGCCTGATATAATGTTTATAGCTCAGGTAATGAACCTTTGTTAAAACATGCTTAAGGAAGACAAGCATTTTCATTGAATGAATGTCATTGAAATTCATCACGCGTCCTTGTGGAATACTaaattctgattggtcaataaagGCGTGCAGCAGTCTGTTACTTCTGTATAACAGACAGTTGCAATGGACGCTATGGATGCCAACAGACTTTGGTTGCAGAAGCAGTACAACATTTTGCAAATCAATTAAATAATGGGTTATATTTGTGTCAAATTATGGATTATTTTCAATAAAAGCTGTGTGATAAGAGGGATAATGTGCAGCGAAACATTAATGTTTTGCAGAAATAAACCCCTGAGGGCTGATTCAAGACCCCTGAATCACCTGCAGGGTTTATTTTTGGGGTAAGGACAGACATTGTCCCTTAGGTAATACAGCATTACTGCAGATTGCTTTGTCTACAGTGTTTATAGGAAGAGTTAAATTAGCATACTTTAGGTTATACCACGTAGTTATAATGTACTTAATACAATGTTGAACTTGTTAGGTACATCACAATGAAACTAGATACACCAAACATATGGCATGCGATGAAAATTTGTAATCTCAATGGTCTGCCTTACCTTAAATTTACTCTGATGCTCCAGCTGTACCGTCTGTTCTTGCATACGAGACAGGTCCAAAGCTTCCTTGGCATGGCCTGAGGTGAGGTATTGGCAGAAGGGAAATGGTATgccataataaaataattgcagTGTATACGACTATTTCAGCAATCTTGCAACAAACGGAAGTAAGTTTCATTCATTTAAAAAGTAATGTGGACAGGGATGACAaggatgacctttgacccggtCCCCTAGAATGAAGGTGAGCGTTGAGTGGGTATTTATCACTCAGACAGCATTCTGTACATGCCGTTCTCATCTCGCTTCACCTTGGTTTTATATTTGCACAACTCTGAATATCGATTCCTAAGCGACGACTAATGAATGCACCAAATGGATTCACCCAGATTGTGTGCAATATGGCTCCCGTTACATTGCGGAATTAGTTTCTGCACTTCACACTTACGAGACTTGTCGAGGTCTTTGGCTGCCTGTGCAGCTCGCTCCAGCCCAGTCGGATCGAAGCTGCTCCATTTGTCCTTGAGTTTATCTCCACCGCCGCCGGTCCCACCGGCCGGGGCTGGCGGCGGAGGTGGTTGCGGGCCGGGTGGGGGGGCTTCAGGCTGCCCCCTGTTAAGGCCAAACAGCCAGGACATTTTTTCTGACAATTGATATTACAAGACTTATGCAAGCCGGTCAGAAAAATGAGGCTCTGACAAATGCCTGTCAGCTTACTTCCTCCACATGCGTGTCACGCTGAAATGCTTCACGCAATTGCAGGAGACGATTTGCCGTGGTCTGAACAACAGCTTTTGCTATTGGCTACTGAAAATCAATCGGCTTTTTCATTGGTAGTTGCAATAGCGTCCTCCACAGAGGTCGCgttttgttccccccccccaaattgtACGGTAGCCGCAAATAGTAAAAAGGGTATTTTTGAAACTTTAAATGTCATTGGATTACATCATGATGCTTTTGTAACAGAAAATCATTTTAATATGCTTTCTTCTCTACATTCCACAAAACATATATTcgatttatgttttttatgagAATAGACCATGgataatatttataatttgctGAATGTCAAACTATACATACTTATGTATGTCTAATCGTCTGTCTAAAAAAATGGGAACCACAGCAATGTATTGAATACATAACAAAATGTTTAATGAAACAAATTTTACGAATACATGACAAGAAGAAAAGTACAGATATTTACATAGAAACCAATAGCCTTACAAAATCTGCTTGATACCTTTAGACTCATACTTAAAccttaaaaaattaaattataGTTGCACATGAATGTGGTGGGACTTCTCGTAACTACTTATCCTCCGGGGACACTTTTTTGATAAGGTATGTTGTGAATGTACTTGACAATGGGGTTGGTTAGGGTGTGGTTGCAGCAGAGAAATCAATATACTGCTGTTGTTATTGTGTTCGGCTAGGGACAATGAGGGGTAAACGTTAGTTTAATCATGGTCATCTACTTGCTATGCTGTATCGTTTGAAATCAGAATTACCGCAATGTGAACCAAATGGCGTAACTAAATAAACATACGTTTTCCCCATTACAATTTGCTTTAATGTCCACGTCTAGTTAATGTCCTTCCATTGAGTTTGATTTTTTGGTCCATTACGAGTAATACATTTTATCTCAGCAAGGtctcaaaagaaaaacaaccaaaCTCTCTCCACCTTCACCTTGAAAGGTTATTGTTCTCTGGATTGAATGATTataggagagagggtgagagtaaAGTCAAAGACAGGCTTATTTAATTATTGTGACTTGTAGCATTGCATCCACATTTACACAATCCAGAGCCTCACTGTCTGCCCAGCATAGCAAGTAGAGGAGTCCGTTAGTACAGCAGATGGCAAAGGGACTAGTGGGTCACCATCACACGGGAGAAGACCCCTGCAGGCTCCTGGCCGTCACCTAGGGCCGCCCTGAAGCCCTCCTCTCGCCGCGCCTGAGCCAGCTTGGCTAGCGAGAGGAACGTCCGGGGTTCTGTGATGGCAAGTTCGCTGAGAATACGACGGTTGAGTTGAACACTTGTCTGTAAGGAGGGACAACAAGGGGCACGATGGTTAGATCCTGGA encodes the following:
- the atad3 gene encoding ATPase family AAA domain containing 3; protein product: MSWLFGLNRGQPEAPPPGPQPPPPPAPAGGTGGGGDKLKDKWSSFDPTGLERAAQAAKDLDKSRHAKEALDLSRMQEQTVQLEHQSKFKEYEAAVEQLKGDQIRIQAEERRKTMSEETKQNQARAQYQDKLARQRYEDQLRQQQAINEDNLRKQEESVNKQESMRKATIEHEMQLRHKNELLRIEAESKARGRVERENADIIREQIRLKAAEHRQTVLESIKTAGAVFGEGFRAFVSDWDKVTATVGGLTLLAVGVYTARNTTAVAGRYVEARLGKPSLVRETSRITVAEAIKHPIKTTRRLRSKPQDALEGVVLSPSLEERVRDIAIATRNTRQNRGLYRNILMYGPPGTGKTLFAKKLAMHSGMDFAIMTGGDVAPMGRDGVTAMHKVFDWANTSRRGLLLFVDEADAFLRKRSTEKISEDLRATLNAFLYRTGEQSNKFMMVLASNQPEQFDWAINDRIDEIVNFALPGPEERERLVRLYFDRYVLEPATGGRQRLKLAQFDYGLKCSDIAKHTEGMSGREISKLGVAWQAAAYSSESGMLTEAMIDARVQDAVKQHIQKMDWLHGEGVESLQVRPPPPKQANTAGGDGKIGFILPVAEVPQASEVVAPVVESLNQQILPLAMAPLAQEVVAATADVIREIQPLAQEVAAAPVVESINQEVLPLAEAPLAQQVVAEVVESINQEVLPLAEAPLAQEVVAQVAENISPEVLPLTEASLAQEAVAPVDVTQEILPFAKEVVAPIDLSQEILAEAPVVPEVVAPVEVAKEILADAPLAQEVIAPVDIAVDLTETPVAQEVIAPVDLTETPLAQEVSAPVEITETPVAQEVIAPVEITETPVAQEVIAPVEITETPVAQEVIAPVEITETPLAQEVSAPVDLSEAPLAQEVSAPVDIAVDLTETPLAQEVIAPVDLTETPLAQEVIAPVEITETPLAQEVIAPVEITETPLAQEVIAPVDIAVEITETPVAKEVIAPVDLSEAPLAQEVIAPVDIAVDLTETPLAQEVIAPVDLSEAPLAQEVIAPVDLIKEEMAPPTSTTVDLTEESKSAPVEDSIKQEIAPPTLNDVELTEESKSVPPVDQVSDVGVKAESVGEPAAAATPSSEKEKEVKTVSPPPKDGTPV